The Actinobacillus suis ATCC 33415 DNA segment CACAGAGTGGCTCACTCAGCCGAAGGTTGATTGTAACCACGTACGGCTTCGTGCGTGGGGGAAACTAGCTACTTCAACAATCTCTGACTATTCAGCACTACGGTGATAGAAGACATTGTCATCGCAACGGCGGCGATCATCGGGTTGAGCAGCCAGCCGGTAAACGGGTAAAGTACACCTGCAGCAATCGGAATGGCAATCACGTTATACATAAATGCACCGAGCAAACTTTGCTTCATATTGCGTAATACCCGTTTGGCAAACGGCAGAATTTGTACCACCGGTGTTAAACCGTGTTGCATCAGCGAGAGATCGGCAGTTTCAACCGCAATATCCGAACCGTTGTGCATCGCAATCCCCACATTTGCTTGAGCGAGAGCCGGTGCGTCATTAATCCCATCGCCAATCATCGCCACTTTTTTACCTTGAGCTTGTAATTCACGAATTTTATCCGCTTTTTGCTCCGGTAAAACTTCGGCGATCACTCCGTCTAAACCGAGTTGTTGTGCAAAATATTCAGCAGTTGATTGGCGGTCACCGGTTAGCATTAAGCATTGATAACCTTCCGCTTTAAATTTTTCGATCATCGCTTTGGATTCATTACGTAATTGATCTTCCACCGATAAAATACCAGCTAATTGACCATTTACTGCCACAAAAATTTGCGTGGATCGAGAAGCGGTTAAATTCCCGGAAAAATTGACAAACTTCGCATTACCCACCTTGATTTGATCTTCGCCTAAGTTGGCAACAATCCCTGCCCCTTTGACTACTTGCACGTTTGTCACTTCACAAGCGGTCTGATTTTCAGCAAATTTTACAATCGCTTTGGCAATCGGGTGAGAAGCGTGGACTTCTAAACTTTTTGCCAGTTGCAACACTCGATTCGGCTCGAAACCGTTAAAGGTTTGGATATCCGAAACCGTCATTTCGCCGGTGGTGAGTGTGCCGGTTTTATCGAATACTAGCGTATCGATTTCGGAGCCGGCTTGCAGAGCTTCGATATTGCGTACTAACACGCCGAATTCAGCAGCTCGAGCCACGCCGGCAATAGTGGAAAGCGGAATTGCTAAACCGAGTGCACAAGGGCAAGCGATAATTAACACCGTAGTAAAAATTGAGAGGGCAAACGAAAAGTCTTTGCCTAAAAATAACCAAATCAGACCGCTTATTAACGCAATCGAAACTACAACTGGTACAAAAACACTTGCCACTTTATCGACAAATTGTGCGAGTGGTGGCTTACTTGATTGTGCATGACGTACAGCATTGATCACTCGGGCAAGAGCGGTTTGGCTGCCGACTTGTTCGGCAATATAGATACCCGCTCCGTCTTGAATCAGCGTTCCGGCGCGTACTTTATCTCCGACTTTTTTCTCAATCGGTAACGCTTCGCCGGTGAGCATTGATTCATCCACCCAAATAGAACCGCTTTCCAATCTGCCGTCCACTGCAAGGCGGTCACCGGTGAGTGCTTGCACACGCATTCCCGGCTTGATGCCTTTTACCGGAATGGTTTGTGTTGCATTATTTTGATCAAAAACGACCGCTTGTTGCGGGGCGAGATCGAGTAATTTTTCTAAAGCAAGCGAAGAACGTTGTTTGGCTTTTAGTTCAAGAAATTTACCGAGATTGATAAAGCCGATAATCATCACGCTGGCTTCATAGTAAACGTGCGCTTGCGGTTGGGGGAAAAGTGTTAGCCAAAATGAGTAGAGCCAAGCGACACCGGTACTGAGAGCGACTAAAGTGTCCATGGTGGAGGCTTTATTTTTTAAGCTGACCCATGCCCCGACAAAGAAATCTTTACCGGCAAAATACATGGTAAATAAACTGATCGCAGCGGCAATAAACCAATAAATTAAATTAGTTGAATTTGGGATCATTCCGATAACCAAACCCAATGCCACCAAACCGAAACCGACAATTAAGGCGACTACAAATTGCCATTTTTTATGGCTTAAAGCACGTTGGGTTTGCGCTTGTTGTTTGGCTCGACGTTCTTGTTCGCTTTCTAAAATTTCCGCACCGAAACCGATTTTTTCGA contains these protein-coding regions:
- a CDS encoding heavy metal translocating P-type ATPase: MAKEQQLLIDGMHCAACVRRVEKILMKVEGVSFASVNLADQTAFVQGEADPQAMVQAVEKIGFGAEILESEQERRAKQQAQTQRALSHKKWQFVVALIVGFGLVALGLVIGMIPNSTNLIYWFIAAAISLFTMYFAGKDFFVGAWVSLKNKASTMDTLVALSTGVAWLYSFWLTLFPQPQAHVYYEASVMIIGFINLGKFLELKAKQRSSLALEKLLDLAPQQAVVFDQNNATQTIPVKGIKPGMRVQALTGDRLAVDGRLESGSIWVDESMLTGEALPIEKKVGDKVRAGTLIQDGAGIYIAEQVGSQTALARVINAVRHAQSSKPPLAQFVDKVASVFVPVVVSIALISGLIWLFLGKDFSFALSIFTTVLIIACPCALGLAIPLSTIAGVARAAEFGVLVRNIEALQAGSEIDTLVFDKTGTLTTGEMTVSDIQTFNGFEPNRVLQLAKSLEVHASHPIAKAIVKFAENQTACEVTNVQVVKGAGIVANLGEDQIKVGNAKFVNFSGNLTASRSTQIFVAVNGQLAGILSVEDQLRNESKAMIEKFKAEGYQCLMLTGDRQSTAEYFAQQLGLDGVIAEVLPEQKADKIRELQAQGKKVAMIGDGINDAPALAQANVGIAMHNGSDIAVETADLSLMQHGLTPVVQILPFAKRVLRNMKQSLLGAFMYNVIAIPIAAGVLYPFTGWLLNPMIAAVAMTMSSITVVLNSQRLLK